The following are from one region of the Capsicum annuum cultivar UCD-10X-F1 chromosome 1, UCD10Xv1.1, whole genome shotgun sequence genome:
- the LOC124899942 gene encoding uncharacterized protein LOC124899942 — MNVSRIRRPSRYNDSSFTIKFGSADVSTEEQWKTFDQKHSFISHPVNAIEDTKVINKFMTWLSLDLLKYHSKRNSKEEHYLKGKAKISVINFEILSVEDKNWFYVMGTPSQTWSDEQIDVCLYYLRKKSKYDPNISNKFSTVDCNFMNIVTIVFDVYKLDDATLNAGGNKYHLNEYVSGFRMHATVPWHTVDHIFIPVHVKAKHHWVLAVISFNHRCIYVYNSLSAVGHDAAVLTEIEKLAKVIPICLIECKFYENKGIDIDNQPNYKLNYKMDPFGVSIVENVPQQPSGSL; from the exons ATGAATGTTTCAAGGATTAGACGACCATCTAGATACAATGACTCATCATTCACAATAAAATTTGGTTCAGCAGATG TAAGCACGGAAGAGCAATGGAAAACATTCGATCAGAAGCATTCCTTCATATCTCATCCAGTTAATGCGATAGAAGACACTAAAGTCATCAACAAGTTCATGACTTGGCTTTCATTAGATCTTCTTAAATATCATTCGAAGAG GAACAGCAAAGAAGAACATTATTTGAAGGGAAAGGCAAAAATATCAGTTatcaactttgaaattttatcTGTTGAAGACAAGAATTGGTTCTACGTTATGGGTACTCCTAGCCAGACATGGTCAGATGAG CAAATTGATGTATGCTTGTACTATCTGCGAAAGAAGTCCAAGTATGATCCCAATATCTCAAATAAGTTCAGCACTGTAGACTGCAATTTCATGAACATTGTTACAATTGTGTTTGATGTGTATAAATTGGATGATGCAACTCTTAATGCTGGTGGAAACAAATATCATCTGAATGAGTATGTAAGTGGATTCCGTATGCATGCTACAGTGCCATGGCATACGGTTGATCATATTTTCATTCCTGTTCACGTAAAGGCAAAACATCATTGGGTTCTTGCAGTTATATCTTTCAATCATAGGTGTATATACGTATATAATTCTTTGTCAGCTGTTGGTCATGATGCGGCAGTGCTTACTGAAATTGAAAAATTAGCTAAGGTtatacctatatgtctcattgaaTGTAAATTCTACGAGAATAAGGGTATTGACATCGACAATCAACCTAATTACAAATTGAATTATAAGATGGATCCGTTTGGTGTTTCAATTGTGGAGAATGTACCTCAACAACCAAGTGGCAGCTTGTAA
- the LOC124897171 gene encoding uncharacterized protein LOC124897171, producing MGLKVYIMQKRDVKAMSALPLYISVSEKKSFNEFISSLICNTASMNLSITACNVVNTSTERALIVTNSDECLDVLDIDATKVIISDPHHKHIEVEQVYISKRVLKSVMKNYTIREKFQSRSVRSSKTCYTLICKSHNCDFLFRASDINKSGMFYVREFLSEHTCPIKDKIYPKFHATSKLIGGMVKQKFKNHKRTYSATEIRSDMKEDLGMNLTYIMCWRVKEQALEDLRGKPFASYGKLPAYIHVLNTTYPSSHIRMKKHKDNEFLYIFVALTIFIQGFDHCRPMIVVDTSYLRGLYSGTFVAACTMDGAGHIFSLAYEIVDSENDASWTWFFQNLKEAYGEREHMCVVSDRNPSIIKVVAGVYNNVPHYACMWHLWGNVKKIRKS from the exons ATGGGTTTGAAGGTCTACATTATGCAGAAAAGGGATGTAAAGGCAATGAGTGCTTTGCCCTTGTACATAAGTGTTTCAGAAAAGAAGAGTTTCAATGAATTCATTAGTTCATTAATATGTAACACTGCGAGTATGAATCTATCTATCACTGCATGTAACGTTGTGAATACAAGTACTGAAAGAGCATTGATAGTTACTAATTCAGATGAATGTTTGGATGTATTGGATATTGATGCAACTAAAGTAATTATCTCGGACCCAcatcacaaacatattgaggttgaACAAGTTTATATCTCGAAAAGGGTGTTAAAATCTGTGATGAAGAATTACACGATTCGAGAGAAGTTTCAATCACGATCTGTTAGATCAAGTAAAACCTG TTACACATTAATATGCAAATCAcataattgtgattttttattccGTGCATCTGATATCAACAAATCAGGAATGTTTTATGTTAGAGAATTCTTATCCGAACACACATGTCCGATaaaggataagatttatcctaAGTTTCATGCTACTAGTAAGTTGATTGGAGGTATGGTGAAACAAAAGTTTAAAAACCACAAAAGAACGTACAGTGCGACTGAAATCAGAAGTGACATGAAGGAAGACCTTGGTATGAATTTGACGTATATTATGTGTTGGCGAGTTAAGGAACAAGCACTTGAAGATTTGAGAGGAAAACCTTTTGCATCATACGGAAAACTACCtgcatacattcatgttttaaacaCTACTTATCCAAGTTCACATATACGAATGAAAAAGCATAAAGATAAtgagtttttgtatatttttgtcgcACTAACTATATTCATACAAGGGTTCGATCACTGTAGACCTATGATAGTTGTTGATACAAGTTATCTTAGAGGACTATACAGTGGCACATTTGTAGCTGCATGTACCATGGATGGAGCCG GCCATATATTTTCATTGGCATATGAAATAgtagattctgaaaatgatgcatcctgGACATGGTTCTTTCAGAATCTAAAGGAAGCATATGGTGAAAGAGAACATATGTGTGTAGTTTCCGATCGTAACCCAAGCATTATAAAAGTTGTTGCTGGAGTGTACAATAATGTACCACATTACGcttgtatgtggcatctatggggtAACGTGAAAAAAATTAGGAAATCATGA